A region from the Leptolyngbya iicbica LK genome encodes:
- a CDS encoding glutaredoxin encodes MQIRRHWQQFLILVVAALSLVLTPAASWAEASDGVVDVYFFHSESCPHCREQMPLMQDIDAYNDDVDVHIIEVNEEPEEFREYLQAHNIQTWAVPRTAIGELSFIGYNATSGPKEYVEAYSGYIGYRNQIVIAISDAVGHDINLSQAVATADAHNRLWWIAALPVLYLASGIPLRDRLQQPQSRRYWIGGLAAVLLLCLFALIGFTPESTIRSFAQGLPFPLFVGTIALADGFNPCAFTVLVILLSLLTYTHRRRDMVLIGGTFVLTSAVMYFLFIMLMIGLGSVLIEQYGNVILLLLGIAITIAGLINIKDYFWFKEGVSLSLSADQQRTISKKAGKIVRDLRSADKNRWQFAGALGGTVLLAVFVNIVELGCTAILPVVYMTTLINYCAVNGGAAIVCYSAWTGLYAAIYVLPLLLILAGFIYAFQSARLTESQGRILKLGGGLFMLFFGLVMIFKPQLLMFG; translated from the coding sequence ATGCAAATACGAAGACACTGGCAGCAGTTTTTGATTTTGGTCGTGGCAGCGTTGTCGTTGGTATTGACACCTGCCGCATCGTGGGCCGAGGCGAGCGATGGTGTGGTCGACGTGTATTTCTTTCACAGTGAGTCTTGCCCTCACTGTCGTGAGCAGATGCCGCTCATGCAAGACATCGATGCTTATAACGATGATGTGGATGTTCACATTATTGAAGTGAATGAGGAGCCAGAAGAGTTTCGAGAGTATTTGCAGGCGCATAACATTCAAACTTGGGCGGTGCCTCGCACGGCCATTGGTGAGTTGAGTTTTATTGGCTACAACGCCACGAGTGGCCCTAAAGAGTATGTCGAGGCGTATTCGGGATACATCGGCTATCGCAACCAGATTGTGATAGCGATTTCTGACGCAGTGGGGCACGATATCAACTTGTCTCAAGCGGTGGCTACCGCTGATGCCCACAATCGCCTCTGGTGGATTGCAGCGTTGCCTGTGTTGTACCTGGCCAGTGGCATTCCGTTGCGCGATCGCCTGCAGCAGCCCCAGTCGCGCCGCTATTGGATTGGGGGCTTAGCTGCCGTTCTCTTGTTATGCCTATTTGCGTTGATTGGGTTCACGCCAGAATCAACGATTCGGAGTTTTGCTCAAGGGTTACCCTTTCCCCTCTTTGTCGGCACGATCGCCCTCGCTGATGGCTTCAACCCCTGTGCGTTTACCGTGTTGGTGATCTTGCTCTCGCTGTTGACCTACACCCACCGGCGGCGTGACATGGTGTTGATTGGTGGCACCTTTGTGCTGACCTCGGCGGTGATGTATTTCCTCTTTATCATGCTGATGATCGGGCTGGGATCGGTCTTGATTGAGCAGTATGGCAACGTGATTTTGCTGCTGTTAGGGATCGCGATCACGATCGCGGGTCTGATCAACATCAAAGACTACTTTTGGTTTAAGGAAGGGGTGTCGCTGTCGTTATCGGCTGATCAACAGCGCACCATCAGCAAAAAGGCAGGCAAAATTGTCCGCGACCTGCGCAGTGCCGATAAGAATCGTTGGCAGTTTGCCGGCGCGTTGGGGGGCACGGTGCTGTTAGCCGTATTCGTCAATATTGTGGAACTGGGCTGCACGGCAATTTTGCCCGTGGTGTATATGACTACGCTGATTAACTACTGCGCAGTGAATGGCGGCGCCGCGATCGTCTGCTATTCTGCCTGGACGGGCCTATACGCCGCCATTTACGTCTTGCCGCTGCTGCTGATTTTGGCGGGGTTCATTTATGCCTTTCAGTCTGCTCGCCTGACCGAGAGCCAGGGCCGCATTTTGAAGCTGGGCGGCGGGTTATTCATGCTGTTTTTTGGCTTGGTGATGATTTTTAAGCCACAGCTATTGATGTTTGGCTGA
- the lgt gene encoding prolipoprotein diacylglyceryl transferase, whose translation MYPPVDPIIFEIGPFALRWYGLLMLAAILTAAQIASHEVARKGENPDNLWDMLFWVLIPGFIGARLYYVFIQSPRGDAGLGYYLQNPGEILKVWGGGIHIFGGFIFGTIALWLFARIRKLDPLPYLDAICLGLPLAQAIGRWGNFINQELYGPPTTLPWGLRIDRAHRIPPYNDLSTYPDSTRFHPLFLYESLWNFIGFGIIFWLSRRFDKQLKDGDIALMYLIWYPLGRFFIEFLRTDSWFFPGTPFNVVHILTAIAVLAGTAGLYWRHRGTSSPQTPLS comes from the coding sequence ATGTATCCTCCCGTTGATCCCATCATTTTTGAAATCGGCCCCTTTGCCTTGCGGTGGTACGGCCTGCTGATGCTAGCGGCGATTCTCACGGCGGCGCAGATTGCTAGTCACGAGGTCGCCCGCAAAGGCGAAAATCCGGACAATCTTTGGGACATGCTCTTTTGGGTTTTGATTCCAGGGTTCATCGGAGCACGGCTCTATTACGTGTTTATCCAGTCGCCTCGGGGCGATGCGGGACTCGGTTATTACCTGCAAAATCCGGGCGAAATTCTGAAAGTTTGGGGTGGCGGCATCCATATCTTTGGGGGGTTCATTTTTGGCACGATCGCCCTGTGGCTATTTGCCCGCATTCGTAAACTCGACCCGCTCCCCTATCTCGATGCCATTTGTTTGGGGCTGCCACTGGCACAGGCGATCGGGCGCTGGGGCAATTTCATTAATCAGGAGTTGTATGGGCCACCCACGACGCTGCCCTGGGGACTGCGGATCGATCGCGCGCATCGCATTCCGCCCTACAACGACCTCAGCACTTATCCCGACAGCACGCGGTTTCATCCCCTTTTTCTCTACGAGTCACTGTGGAACTTTATCGGGTTTGGGATCATCTTTTGGCTGTCGCGACGATTTGACAAACAGCTAAAAGACGGCGACATCGCCTTGATGTACTTGATTTGGTATCCCCTCGGGCGGTTCTTCATCGAGTTTCTGCGTACCGATTCCTGGTTCTTTCCGGGCACACCGTTCAACGTGGTGCATATTTTGACCGCGATCGCTGTTCTGGCCGGGACGGCTGGTTTATATTGGCGACATCGTGGCACCTCTAGCCCACAAACTCCGCTGAGTTAG
- a CDS encoding sulfatase, which translates to MSSQRPDILFIVLDTQRADRLSCYGYPLDTTPNLDAFAANATRFETAIAPAQWTIPSHASMFTGVYPSEHGMTQSYSVMPDELPTLAERLRDSGYFTAGFCNNPLVGVINNGLRRGFQSFLNYSGLLTSRPNQAGVSPGLVGRYRQWFKRQVSGVMTKLQDAFARSDWLLALSFTPIMVPLWQTALSFKGNTAKSLEDTARLLCDRVGTEPDQPIFAFVNLMGTHMPYHPPRQYIETYAPHVLRDRDARSFLQRFNNDVYGWLAPLTGALNDDQKKTLDGMYDAEVAYQDALLGDFFAKLEQARRLEHTLVVICADHGEHLGEKQLMGHSLSIYNELVRVPLIIRQPGQDETQATVVPEVVSTRRLFQTVLDAAELANNHEQPLTLLPQPQADPETDFVFAEAIPPQNVVNLMQKRQPDLVRDRACDQPRRAVWMGTHKLIEIGDREIELYDVQEDPQETLNISAILPENVEALQECLQSFAGEMDGYGTLVTARRAPGYDDPDVQRRLQDLGYLED; encoded by the coding sequence ATGTCTAGCCAGCGTCCCGATATTCTGTTTATAGTCTTGGACACGCAGCGAGCCGATCGCCTCTCCTGCTATGGCTATCCCCTCGATACGACGCCTAATTTAGATGCGTTTGCGGCTAATGCGACTCGGTTTGAGACGGCGATCGCGCCCGCCCAGTGGACGATTCCTTCCCATGCCTCCATGTTCACGGGCGTGTATCCCTCAGAGCATGGCATGACCCAGTCTTATTCCGTCATGCCCGACGAGTTACCCACCCTGGCCGAACGCCTGCGAGATAGCGGCTATTTCACTGCTGGGTTTTGCAATAATCCCCTCGTCGGTGTCATCAACAACGGGCTGCGACGCGGCTTCCAGAGCTTTTTGAACTATAGTGGCTTGCTCACGTCTCGCCCCAACCAGGCGGGCGTCTCCCCAGGGCTGGTGGGACGCTATCGTCAGTGGTTCAAACGACAAGTTTCTGGCGTGATGACCAAGCTGCAAGATGCGTTTGCCCGCTCTGACTGGTTATTAGCGCTGTCCTTTACGCCGATTATGGTGCCCCTGTGGCAAACGGCTCTCAGCTTTAAAGGCAACACGGCCAAGTCGCTGGAAGATACGGCGCGGCTCTTGTGCGATCGCGTTGGCACCGAACCAGACCAGCCCATCTTCGCCTTTGTGAACCTCATGGGCACTCATATGCCCTACCATCCACCGCGCCAATATATTGAGACATATGCGCCCCATGTGTTGCGAGATCGCGATGCTCGCAGCTTTCTCCAACGGTTCAACAATGACGTATATGGCTGGCTGGCCCCACTAACGGGCGCCCTAAACGATGACCAAAAAAAGACTCTCGATGGCATGTACGATGCCGAAGTCGCGTACCAGGATGCGTTGCTCGGCGACTTCTTTGCCAAACTTGAGCAAGCCAGACGCCTGGAGCATACGCTGGTGGTCATCTGTGCCGACCACGGCGAACACCTGGGCGAAAAGCAGCTCATGGGCCATAGCCTCTCGATTTATAACGAACTGGTGCGGGTGCCGCTGATTATTCGTCAGCCGGGACAAGACGAAACCCAGGCCACCGTGGTGCCAGAAGTCGTCTCCACCCGCCGCTTGTTTCAAACCGTGCTGGATGCGGCAGAGCTCGCCAACAATCACGAACAGCCGCTGACCTTGTTACCCCAACCGCAGGCTGATCCCGAGACGGATTTTGTTTTTGCGGAGGCCATTCCCCCGCAGAATGTCGTCAACCTGATGCAAAAGCGACAGCCTGATCTGGTGCGCGATCGCGCCTGCGACCAGCCCCGCCGCGCCGTGTGGATGGGCACCCACAAGCTAATCGAAATCGGCGACCGCGAGATCGAACTCTACGACGTGCAGGAAGATCCGCAAGAAACGCTCAATATCAGTGCCATTCTGCCGGAAAATGTGGAAGCTCTTCAGGAATGTCTGCAATCTTTTGCGGGCGAAATGGACGGCTACGGCACGTTAGTGACGGCTCGCCGCGCTCCGGGGTATGACGATCCCGATGTGCAACGCCGCTTGCAAGATTTAGGCTATCTAGAAGATTAG